Proteins from one Salvelinus alpinus chromosome 34, SLU_Salpinus.1, whole genome shotgun sequence genomic window:
- the alkbh1 gene encoding nucleic acid dioxygenase ALKBH1: protein MTKMAASVVEHGEDAFRKLFKFYKRRNPPPDLRDVIDFSKMVTHEKVFPTELNPAAVSDAEARRVGLRPIRDWTAFGLHGYPGFIFISNPFLPGSQQHWVRQCLKTYPQKPNVCNLDMHMAPTETQDIWGRSADTLRKTGSRVREPKTLLEKLRWVTLGYHYNWDTKTYSADHYTPFPSDLHSISRHVAAACRFPGFNAEAGILNYYRSDSSLGIHVDESELDHTRPLLSFSFGQSAVFLLGGTQREDPPTAMYMHSGDVMVMSGHSRLLYHAVPRVVPAPKGDPLHPSLEEEGLGPGSDQGLAQDHTEGEATLIQPVSEEDWAVCSRYIQTSRVNMTIRQVLGSGQPFPAMDTTDKRIDAGHTDGYHDNQDGENVGLKRRRSDS from the exons ATGACAAAGATGGCGGCCTCCGTGGTGGAGCATGGAGAAGATGCATTTAGAAAATTGTTCAAATTTTACAAGCGAAGAAATCCTCCACCAGATCTCAGGGATGTCATTGACTTCTCGAAAATGGTGACACATGAGAAG GTCTTTCCCACCGAACTGAACCCAGCTGCAGTGAGTGATGCGGAGGCCAGGAGGGTGGGCCTTCGCCCCATCAGAGACTGGACAGCCTTTGGCTTGCACGGTTATCCAG ggtTCATCTTTATATCTAACCCGTTCCTGCCAGGCTCCCAGCAGCACTGGGTGAGACAGTGTCTGAAGACCTACCCACAGAAACCCAACGTGTGTAACCTGGACATGCACATGGCTCCCACGGAAACACAAGACATCTGGGGGAGGAGTGCGGACACCCTCCG GAAGACAGGTTCGAGGGTCAGGGAGCCCAAGACGCTGCTGGAGAAGCTTCGCTGGGTGACCCTGGGCTACCACTAcaactgggacaccaag ACATACTCAGCAGATCACTACACTCCGTTCCCATCAGATCTCCACTCTATATCCCGCCATGTGGCCGCAGCCTGCCGATTTCCTGGGTTCAACGCAGAAGCTGGAATCCTCAACTACTACCGCTCCGATTCGTCACTCGGGATCCACGTAGACGAATCAGAGCTGGACCACACTAGACCCCTCCTGTCATTcag TTTTGGCCAATCCGCCGTCTTCCTGCTTGGTGGAACTCAGAGGGAAGACCCGCCCACCGCCATGTACATGCACAGCGGTGACGTCATGGTAATGTCAGGACACAGCCGCCTCCTCTACCACGCCGTGCCTCGCGTTGTCCCCGCCCCCAAGGGAGACCCCTTACACCCCTCTCTAGAGGAGGAGGGCCTAGGCCCAGGGTCAGACCAGGGACTCGCACAGGACCATACCGAGGGAGAGGCCACCCTGATCCAGCCGGTATCAGAGGAGGACTGGGCGGTGTGCTCCAGGTACATCCAGACCTCCAGGGTGAATATGACCATCAGACAGGTGCTTGGGTCTGGCCAGCCCTTCCCCGCCATGGACACGACAGACAAACGAATAGACGCGGGACACACGGATGGGTACCATGACAACCAGGATGGAGAGAATGTGGgactgaagaggaggaggagtgactCATGA
- the slirp gene encoding SRA stem-loop-interacting RNA-binding protein, mitochondrial: protein MASSSKKVFEVFVSKIPWTIASKDMKEYFGQFGQVKKCLLPFDKETGFHRGFCWIGYTSEEGLHNALQKDQHMLEGATLQVQRNRKVFAGQKTNKEVVEGR from the exons ATGGCATCGTCGTCTAAGAAGGTTTTTGAGGTGTTTGTGTCTAAAATACCATGGACCATTGCAAGCA AGGATATGAAGGAGTACTTTGGGCAGTTCGGGCAAGTCAAGAAATGCCTACTTCCTTTT GACAAGGAGACAGGATTCCACAGAGGCTTCTGCTGGATCGGATATACATCCGAGGAAGGCCTGCACAATGCTCTCCAGAAAGACCAACACATGCTGGAGGGAGCCACG CTTCAAGTCCAAAGAAACAGAAAAGTGTTTGCGGGACAGAAAACAAACAAAGAGGTGGTGGAGGGACGCTGA
- the LOC139563455 gene encoding zinc finger BED domain-containing protein 4-like — protein sequence MIPKIILFGYTDYTVVNKKRIATCKTCGKKITDGGATTSNFVRHLKLHKERFEQYQMNKSATSEPQQSPISQFMETRVGQYSMNHPQQKAINNAILSDLVIDCNLPLSIVENNSFRHFLSVVDSKYSPVCRRTLTSKIENLATKRRSKLKTQLSNTDHVSVTVDIWSDRKMKGILGVTVHCMEKDGERLQLKSNLLACDRFKGPHMAERICEQFEAICGEYSIKDKLDYIISDNAANMRKAFTVCFPIEPEDEVHDEDHLDDPELWNDLTPEDQQIVDAAIATTKQRLQCFSHTLQLVVGDGLKETKVMTPSLSKLSKISSLLHTNTTLKEVFEAEFGERWIPAAVNTRWNSTLRQVKAVIQCDHRKLSHVLEKAGHKELLFTVQEWNKLKELVDILKPFGEATDMTQGEKIVTISSVVPSVLSLNHHLEQRKPQVHFLSGLVRSLQASLNKRFLGIFINVKMARKQDGITAPFSDPVYLKAAALDPAFSLMWVEHHVLVKEEVKEEVAQRVKELILQDATGTEEAVPLVDEKEREDHSLGQEDGLFAAYCKRQKKAVGTTPALQLSHYLDICEGQNALLFWAMNRKALPSLSRVAIRVLAVPASSALVERVFSHGGIILRPRRAQMTDRLLSNLVFCKCNAS from the exons atgatacccaaaattattCTTTTCGGATATACAGACTACACTGTagtcaacaaaaaacggattgcaacttgcaaaacatgcgggaagaaaattacagatggaggcgcaacaacttccaactttgttcgacatttgaagctgcacaaagaacg ATTTGAACAATACCAGATGAACAAAAGTGCCACAAGTGAACCACAACAGTCTCCAATCTCACAGTTCATGGAGACCCGTGTAGGGCAGTACAGCATGAATCATCCACAGCAGAAAGCTATCAACAATGCAATACTGTCCGACCTGGTTATCGATTGCAACTTGCCTCTGTCTATTGTGGAAAACAATAGTTTTCGTCACTTCCTGTCAGTGGTTGACAGTAAGTACAGCCCAGTGTGTCGCAGAACATTGACATCAAAAATAGAGAACCTTGCTACAAAGAGACGTTCAAAACTGAAAACTCAGTTGAGCAACACAGACCATGTTTCAGTCACAGTGGACATTTGGTCCGACCGAAAGATGAAGGGGATCCTTGGTGTCACTGTGCACTGtatggagaaagatggagagagattaCAGCTCAAGTCCAATCTCTTGGCCTGTGACCGCTTCAAAGGCCCACACATGGCCGAAAGAATCTGTGAGCAATTTGAGGCCATATGTGGTGAGTACAGCATTAAAGATAAATTAGACTATATCATTAGTGACAATGCTGCCAACATGAGAAAAGCATTCACGGTGTGCTTCCCCATTGAACCAGAAGATGAAGTACATGACGAAGATCACCTTGATGACCCAGAGCTCTGGAATGATCTAACCCCGGAAGACCAGCAAATAGTGGATGCTGCTATTGCAACAACAAAACAGCGCTTGCAGTGTTTTTCCCACACTCTCCAGCTGGTGGTGGGAGACGGCTTGAAAGAAACAAAAGTGATGACTCCTTCTCTTTCAAAGTTATCAAAAATCAGCTCACTGCTGCATACAAACACAACACTCAAAGAGGTGTTTGAGGCTGAATTTGGGGAAAGATGGATCCCTGCTGCTGTCAACACAAGATGGAACTCAACACTGAGACAAGTTAAGGCAGTTATCCAATGTGACCATCGAAAGCTCAGTCATGTTCTAGAAAAGGCTGGGCACAAGGAGTTGTTGTTCACAGTACAGGAGTGGAATAAGTTGAAGGAGTTGGTGGACATCCTGAAGCCATTTGGAGAAGCAACAGATATGACACAGGGGGAGAAGATAGTCACAATCAGTTCTGTTGTTCCCTCGGTCCTGTCCCTGAATCACCACCTGGAGCAGCGGAAGCCTCAAGTCCATTTCCTGAGCGGCCTGGTCAGAAGTCTCCAGGCATCCCTGAACAAAAGATTTCTTGGAATCTTCATCAATGTGAAAATGGCCAGGAAACAAGATGGAATCACTGCCCCCTTTTCAGATCCAGTCTACCTCAAAGCAGCTGCCTTGGATCCGGCTTTTTCTCTGATGTGGGTGGAGCACCATGTGCTGGTCAAGGAGGAAGTCAAGGAGGAGGTGGCACAAAGAGTGAAAG AACTGATTCTGCAAGATGCTACAGGGACTGAGGAAGCTGTGCCTCTTGTTGatgagaaagagcgagaggaCCATAGTCTTGGACAAGAAGATGGGCTGTTTGCAGCATACTGTAAGAGGCAGAAGAAAGCTGTTGGGACCACTCCAGCACTACAGCTAAGTCACTACCTTGACATATGCGAAGGACAGAATGCCCTCTTGTTCTGGGCAATGAACAGGAAGGCTCTTCCTTCACTGTCCCGAGTGGCCATCAGGGTCTTGGCAGTGCCTGCCTCCAGTGCTCTGGTGGAGCGTGTCTTCAGCCATGGTGGCATCATACTGCGGCCTCGTCGTGCACAAATGACTGATAGACTTTTATCTAATTTGGTCTTTTGCAAATGCAATGCATCATAG